One Panthera leo isolate Ple1 chromosome B1, P.leo_Ple1_pat1.1, whole genome shotgun sequence DNA window includes the following coding sequences:
- the MXD4 gene encoding max dimerization protein 4 isoform X2, translating into MELNSLLILLEAAEYLERRDREAEHGYASVLPFDGDFARKKTKAAGLVRKAPNNRRAKLRLYLEQLKQLVPLGPDSTRHTTLSLLKRAKMHIKKLEEQDRRALSIKEQLQREHRFLKRRLEQLSVQSLERVRTDSTGSAVSTDDSEQEVDVEGMEFGPGELDSVGSSSDVEGHYSLQRGGCSDGGYGPPCRRPGRPGLS; encoded by the exons ATGGAGCTAAATTCCCTGCTGATCCTGCTGGAGGCGGCCGAGTACCTGGAGCGCAGGGACCGAG AGGCCGAGCACGGCTACGCCTCGGTGCTGCCCTTCGACGGCGACTTCGCCAGGAAGAAGACAAAGGCGGCCGGCCTGGTGCGCAAGGCCCCGAACAACAG ACGAGCCAAGCTCAGGCTCTATCTGGAGCAGCTCAAGCAGCTGGTGCCCCTGGGTCCTGACAGCACCCGCCACACCACGCTGAGCCTCCTGAAGCGTGCCAAGATGCACATCAAG AAACTGGAGGAGCAGGACCGCCGGGCGCTGAGCATCAAGGAGCAGCTGCAGCGGGAACACCGCTTCCTAAAGCGGCGCCTGGAGcagctgtcggtgcagagcctggagcgcGTGCGCACAGACAGCACAGGCTCCGCCGTCTCCACCGACGACTCGGAGCAAG AAGTGGACGTAGAGGGCATGGAGTTTGGCCCTGGTGAGCTGGACAGTGTTGGCAGCAGCAGTGACGTGGAGGGCCACTACAGCCTGCAGAGGGGCGGCTGCAGCGACGGGGGCTACGGGCCCCCCTGCCGGCGGCCTGGCCGCCCCGGCCTCTCGTAG
- the HAUS3 gene encoding HAUS augmin-like complex subunit 3 isoform X3 yields MSCGKEFVETLKKIDYPKADSLNGEDFDWLFETVEDEAFLKWFCGNVNEQNVLSKEELEAFSILQKSGKPILEGAALDEVLKTCKTSDLKTSTLDDQELEKLEVEVQTLQKLKNLKIQRRNKCQLMASVTSHKSLRLSAKEEEATKRLKQSQGILNAMNTKINNELQALTDGVAKLMMFFRHSNLDQGANPLVFLSQFSLEKYLSQEEQSTAALTLYTKKQFFQGIHEVVESSNEENFQLLDIQAPSICDNQEILEERRLEMVRLQLAYICAQHELIHLKASNLSMKSSIQWAEENLHSLTSKALGKDNLDAKISSLNSEILKLEEQIAYIKDKSLPAVVKENAQLLNMPVVKGDFDLQIAKQDYYTARQELVLNQLIKQKASFELLQLSYEIELRKHWDIHRQLENLVQELSQSNAMLRQRLEMLTDPSVCQQINPRNTIDTKDYSTHRLYQLLEGENKKKELFITHGNLEEVAEKLKQDVSLVQDQLAVSTREHSFFLSKLNNDVDELCDTLYQGGNQLLLSDQVILLWTVWSYVSQLCACTHMCTLSSGVAVSRVQFQGGGPLMLPYCFSEESHLFFMPPALFKCLLDTIDHKTIH; encoded by the exons ATGAGTTGTGGAAAAGAGTTtgtggaaacattaaaaaaaattgattatcCCAAAGCTGATAGTCTTAATGGGGAAGATTTTGACTGGTTGTTTGAGACTGTTGAAGATGAAGCATTTTTGAAGTGGTTTTGTGGGAATGTGAATGAACAGAATGTATTGTCCAAAGAAGAATTGGAAGCTTTTAGCATTCTTCAAAAATCAGGCAAGCCCATCCTAGAAGGAGCAGCACTGGATGAAGTTCTTAAAACCTGTAAAACTTCTGATTTGAAAACCTCTACCCTGGATGACCAAGAGCTAGAGAAATTGGAAGTCGAAGTTCAAACTCTGCAGAAATTGAAGAACCTAAAAATTCAGCGACGTAATAAATGCCAGTTGATGGCTTCGGTAACAAGCCACAAATCTCTGAGGTTAAGTGCTAAAGAAGAAGAAGCCACTAAAAGGCTGAAGCAGAGTCAAGGAATTCTAAATGCGATGAACACTAAGATAAATAATGAACTTCAAGCTCTTACTGATGGCGTTGCTAAACTGATGATGTTTTTCCGACATTCTAATTTGGATCAAGGGGCAAATCCACTGGTGTTTTTATCTcagttttccttggaaaaatatctaAGCCAAGAAGAGCAAAGCACAGCAGCATTAACTTTGTATACCAAAAAACAGTTCTTTCAAGGTATACATGAAGTAGTTGAAAgttcaaatgaagaaaattttcaacttttagaTATACAAGCACCATCCATTTGTGATAATCAAGAAATCCTTGAGGAGAGACGGCTGGAGATGGTTAGGCTGCAGCTAGCATACATTTGTGCTCAACATGAGTTAATTCACTTGAAAGCAAGTAATTTGAGCATGAAGTCAAGTATACAGTGGGCAGAGGAGAATCTTCATAGCCTCACTAGCAAG GCTCTTGGCAAAGATAATTTGGATGCTAAAATTTCTAGCTTGAACAGTGAGATTCTGAAACTTGAAGAACAAATAGcttatataaaagataaaagcttGCCTGCTGTGGTAAAAGAGAATGCCCAGTTATTGAATATGCCAGTTGTAAAGGGAGATTTTGATCTACAGATTGCTAAACAAGACTATTATACAGCAAGACAAGAGTTAGTTTTAAATCAGTTGATAAAGCAAAAGGCATCATTTGAGCTTCTACAGTTATCATATGAAATTGAATTGAGAAAGCATTGGGACATACATCGTCAACTTGAAAATTTGGTTCAAGAACTTAGTCAAAGTAATGCGATGCTCCGCCAGCGATTGGAAATGCTGACAGACCCGTCAGTATGTCAGCAGATAAATCCAAGGAATACCATTGACACCAAGGACTATTCTACTCATAG gCTTTATCAACTTTTAGAaggagagaataagaaaaaagagttgTTTATAACCCATGGAAACCTGGAGGAGGTGGCTGAGAAATTAAAACAGGATGTTTCTTTAGTACAAGATCAGTTGGCAGTATCTACTCGagaacattctttctttctgtccaaACTGAATAATGATGTGGATGAGCTTTGTGATACTTTGTATCAAGGAGGAAATCAGCTTTTGCTTAGTGACCAG GTTATACTGCTGTGGACAGTCTGGTCGTATGTCTCACAGCTGTGCGcgtgtacacacatgtgcacactcagCAGTGGAGTTGCTGTATCACGGGTTCAGTTTCAGG gGGGGGGACCTTTGATGCTGCCATATTGCTTTTCTGAGGAGTCGCACCTGTTTTTCATGCCACCAGCACTATTTAAATGTCTGCTAGACACCATTGATCATAAG actATACATTAA
- the HAUS3 gene encoding HAUS augmin-like complex subunit 3 isoform X4 encodes MSCGKEFVETLKKIDYPKADSLNGEDFDWLFETVEDEAFLKWFCGNVNEQNVLSKEELEAFSILQKSGKPILEGAALDEVLKTCKTSDLKTSTLDDQELEKLEVEVQTLQKLKNLKIQRRNKCQLMASVTSHKSLRLSAKEEEATKRLKQSQGILNAMNTKINNELQALTDGVAKLMMFFRHSNLDQGANPLVFLSQFSLEKYLSQEEQSTAALTLYTKKQFFQGIHEVVESSNEENFQLLDIQAPSICDNQEILEERRLEMVRLQLAYICAQHELIHLKASNLSMKSSIQWAEENLHSLTSKALGKDNLDAKISSLNSEILKLEEQIAYIKDKSLPAVVKENAQLLNMPVVKGDFDLQIAKQDYYTARQELVLNQLIKQKASFELLQLSYEIELRKHWDIHRQLENLVQELSQSNAMLRQRLEMLTDPSVCQQINPRNTIDTKDYSTHRLYQLLEGENKKKELFITHGNLEEVAEKLKQDVSLVQDQLAVSTREHSFFLSKLNNDVDELCDTLYQGGNQLLLSDQVILLWTVWSYVSQLCACTHMCTLSSGVAVSRVQFQGVNRAVSSS; translated from the exons ATGAGTTGTGGAAAAGAGTTtgtggaaacattaaaaaaaattgattatcCCAAAGCTGATAGTCTTAATGGGGAAGATTTTGACTGGTTGTTTGAGACTGTTGAAGATGAAGCATTTTTGAAGTGGTTTTGTGGGAATGTGAATGAACAGAATGTATTGTCCAAAGAAGAATTGGAAGCTTTTAGCATTCTTCAAAAATCAGGCAAGCCCATCCTAGAAGGAGCAGCACTGGATGAAGTTCTTAAAACCTGTAAAACTTCTGATTTGAAAACCTCTACCCTGGATGACCAAGAGCTAGAGAAATTGGAAGTCGAAGTTCAAACTCTGCAGAAATTGAAGAACCTAAAAATTCAGCGACGTAATAAATGCCAGTTGATGGCTTCGGTAACAAGCCACAAATCTCTGAGGTTAAGTGCTAAAGAAGAAGAAGCCACTAAAAGGCTGAAGCAGAGTCAAGGAATTCTAAATGCGATGAACACTAAGATAAATAATGAACTTCAAGCTCTTACTGATGGCGTTGCTAAACTGATGATGTTTTTCCGACATTCTAATTTGGATCAAGGGGCAAATCCACTGGTGTTTTTATCTcagttttccttggaaaaatatctaAGCCAAGAAGAGCAAAGCACAGCAGCATTAACTTTGTATACCAAAAAACAGTTCTTTCAAGGTATACATGAAGTAGTTGAAAgttcaaatgaagaaaattttcaacttttagaTATACAAGCACCATCCATTTGTGATAATCAAGAAATCCTTGAGGAGAGACGGCTGGAGATGGTTAGGCTGCAGCTAGCATACATTTGTGCTCAACATGAGTTAATTCACTTGAAAGCAAGTAATTTGAGCATGAAGTCAAGTATACAGTGGGCAGAGGAGAATCTTCATAGCCTCACTAGCAAG GCTCTTGGCAAAGATAATTTGGATGCTAAAATTTCTAGCTTGAACAGTGAGATTCTGAAACTTGAAGAACAAATAGcttatataaaagataaaagcttGCCTGCTGTGGTAAAAGAGAATGCCCAGTTATTGAATATGCCAGTTGTAAAGGGAGATTTTGATCTACAGATTGCTAAACAAGACTATTATACAGCAAGACAAGAGTTAGTTTTAAATCAGTTGATAAAGCAAAAGGCATCATTTGAGCTTCTACAGTTATCATATGAAATTGAATTGAGAAAGCATTGGGACATACATCGTCAACTTGAAAATTTGGTTCAAGAACTTAGTCAAAGTAATGCGATGCTCCGCCAGCGATTGGAAATGCTGACAGACCCGTCAGTATGTCAGCAGATAAATCCAAGGAATACCATTGACACCAAGGACTATTCTACTCATAG gCTTTATCAACTTTTAGAaggagagaataagaaaaaagagttgTTTATAACCCATGGAAACCTGGAGGAGGTGGCTGAGAAATTAAAACAGGATGTTTCTTTAGTACAAGATCAGTTGGCAGTATCTACTCGagaacattctttctttctgtccaaACTGAATAATGATGTGGATGAGCTTTGTGATACTTTGTATCAAGGAGGAAATCAGCTTTTGCTTAGTGACCAG GTTATACTGCTGTGGACAGTCTGGTCGTATGTCTCACAGCTGTGCGcgtgtacacacatgtgcacactcagCAGTGGAGTTGCTGTATCACGGGTTCAGTTTCAGG
- the MXD4 gene encoding max dimerization protein 4 isoform X1: protein MELNSLLILLEAAEYLERRDREAEHGYASVLPFDGDFARKKTKAAGLVRKAPNNRSSHNELEKHRRAKLRLYLEQLKQLVPLGPDSTRHTTLSLLKRAKMHIKKLEEQDRRALSIKEQLQREHRFLKRRLEQLSVQSLERVRTDSTGSAVSTDDSEQEVDVEGMEFGPGELDSVGSSSDVEGHYSLQRGGCSDGGYGPPCRRPGRPGLS, encoded by the exons ATGGAGCTAAATTCCCTGCTGATCCTGCTGGAGGCGGCCGAGTACCTGGAGCGCAGGGACCGAG AGGCCGAGCACGGCTACGCCTCGGTGCTGCCCTTCGACGGCGACTTCGCCAGGAAGAAGACAAAGGCGGCCGGCCTGGTGCGCAAGGCCCCGAACAACAG GTCCTCACACAATGAACTAGAAAAGCACAG ACGAGCCAAGCTCAGGCTCTATCTGGAGCAGCTCAAGCAGCTGGTGCCCCTGGGTCCTGACAGCACCCGCCACACCACGCTGAGCCTCCTGAAGCGTGCCAAGATGCACATCAAG AAACTGGAGGAGCAGGACCGCCGGGCGCTGAGCATCAAGGAGCAGCTGCAGCGGGAACACCGCTTCCTAAAGCGGCGCCTGGAGcagctgtcggtgcagagcctggagcgcGTGCGCACAGACAGCACAGGCTCCGCCGTCTCCACCGACGACTCGGAGCAAG AAGTGGACGTAGAGGGCATGGAGTTTGGCCCTGGTGAGCTGGACAGTGTTGGCAGCAGCAGTGACGTGGAGGGCCACTACAGCCTGCAGAGGGGCGGCTGCAGCGACGGGGGCTACGGGCCCCCCTGCCGGCGGCCTGGCCGCCCCGGCCTCTCGTAG